From a single Desulfonatronum thioautotrophicum genomic region:
- a CDS encoding prephenate dehydrogenase/arogenate dehydrogenase family protein: protein MNTPDTADQPRHLSRCCVIGSRGRMGGLFLSRLRDAGIPTIGMDQPLEDNQLADVLPEQDLLVLAVPAPAMADVLARCCPHCAPQSILMDVCSVKVQPLGLMLRHHPGPVVGTHPLFGQDPGEEPRVAVTLGRDEAAAQAVSALMHRLGFTPFRTTPETHDRAMAAVQGLNFVTSCAYLAALAGDEAIRDFVTPSFRRRLEAARKMITEDAGLFADLFEANPFSQDAVRMFRSHLNLAAGGDVDVLAQRAGWWWRNTEQGGETGP from the coding sequence GTGAACACCCCGGACACGGCCGACCAGCCCCGTCACCTTTCCCGATGCTGCGTGATCGGCTCGCGCGGGCGGATGGGCGGCCTGTTCCTCTCCCGCCTGCGGGACGCCGGAATCCCGACAATCGGGATGGACCAGCCGCTGGAGGACAACCAACTGGCCGACGTGCTGCCGGAGCAGGATCTGCTGGTCCTGGCCGTTCCAGCGCCGGCCATGGCCGACGTCCTGGCCAGATGCTGCCCCCACTGCGCTCCGCAAAGCATCCTCATGGACGTCTGCTCCGTGAAGGTCCAGCCCCTGGGTCTGATGCTCCGTCACCATCCCGGTCCGGTGGTGGGCACCCACCCCTTGTTCGGCCAGGATCCCGGTGAGGAACCCCGGGTGGCCGTGACCCTGGGCCGGGACGAAGCGGCGGCACAGGCCGTGAGCGCCCTGATGCACCGGCTGGGTTTTACCCCTTTCCGGACCACCCCGGAAACCCATGATCGGGCCATGGCTGCCGTCCAGGGGCTGAATTTCGTCACCAGCTGCGCCTACCTGGCCGCCCTGGCCGGAGACGAGGCCATCCGGGACTTCGTGACCCCCTCCTTTCGCCGCCGCCTGGAAGCGGCCCGCAAGATGATCACCGAAGACGCCGGACTCTTCGCGGACCTGTTCGAGGCCAACCCCTTCAGCCAGGATGCGGTGCGGATGTTTCGCTCCCATCTCAATCTCGCCGCGGGCGGAGACGTGGACGTCCTGGCCCAGCGGGCCGGCTGGTGGTGGCGAAACACGGAGCAGGGAGGAGAGACCGGCCCATAG
- a CDS encoding 3-dehydroquinate synthase II family protein — protein MTQVWFKAVPFDKATVTLALESGVDAIIAPADRVEEIKALGRITVLPEEELSTVCLESKADEDSAVHCLRTQGKVLLRLGWEIIPVENILAQGDGLGVEVASLDQARLAAGILERGVDFVVVLPEAGAELKAIVAALKLSEGRLELSTARIDAITPVGLGHRVCVDTCSLLRTGQGMLVGNSSAFTFLVHAETEENPYVAARPFRINAGAVHAYTLLPRDRTAYLGEIASGREVLIVDATGRTSLAVVGRSKVEIRPLILISASCGDRTGTIFLQNAETIRLVRPDGSPVSVVALAPGDEILCRLDTAGRHFGMAISEEISEA, from the coding sequence ATGACCCAAGTTTGGTTCAAGGCCGTACCCTTCGACAAAGCCACCGTCACCTTGGCCTTGGAGTCCGGGGTGGACGCCATCATCGCCCCGGCGGACCGGGTGGAGGAAATCAAGGCCCTGGGGCGGATCACCGTGCTGCCTGAAGAGGAACTCTCCACGGTCTGCCTGGAATCCAAGGCCGACGAAGACAGCGCGGTGCACTGCCTGCGCACCCAGGGCAAGGTGCTGCTCCGGCTGGGCTGGGAAATCATTCCCGTGGAGAATATTCTGGCCCAGGGCGATGGGCTGGGCGTGGAGGTCGCTTCCCTGGATCAGGCCCGACTGGCCGCGGGCATCCTGGAGCGCGGGGTGGATTTCGTGGTGGTCCTGCCCGAGGCCGGGGCGGAGTTGAAGGCCATTGTTGCCGCACTGAAGCTTTCCGAGGGCCGATTGGAACTGAGTACCGCCCGGATTGATGCCATCACCCCTGTGGGCCTGGGCCACCGGGTCTGCGTGGACACCTGCTCGCTGCTGCGCACCGGCCAGGGCATGCTCGTGGGCAATTCCAGTGCCTTCACCTTCCTGGTTCACGCTGAAACCGAGGAAAACCCCTATGTCGCGGCCCGCCCCTTCCGGATCAACGCCGGAGCCGTGCATGCCTACACCCTGCTGCCCCGGGATCGAACCGCCTATCTTGGGGAAATCGCTTCCGGCCGGGAAGTGCTCATTGTTGACGCTACCGGTCGGACATCCCTGGCCGTGGTCGGCCGCTCCAAGGTGGAAATCCGGCCATTGATCCTGATTTCCGCCTCTTGCGGCGATCGAACCGGCACGATTTTTCTGCAAAACGCGGAAACCATCCGTCTGGTCCGCCCCGACGGCTCCCCGGTGAGCGTGGTTGCCCTGGCGCCGGGGGATGAAATCCTCTGTCGCCTGGACACGGCCGGACGGCATTTCGGCATGGCCATCAGCGAGGAGATCAGCGAAGCATGA
- a CDS encoding peptidase U32 family protein: protein MSNTPPSRGHVPEILAPAGDRQAFLAALAAGADAVYCGLKHFSARMEAENFSLAELADLTRLAHAKGRRVLVAMNTLVKPGDLAAAGRLVDQLQRHVQPDGLIVQDLGLLALAGQCGFSGELHLSTLACVTPPVGLSTAARLGIRQVVLPRELHLDEIKQMAAACPPEMHLEVFVHGALCYAVSGRCYWSSYMGGKSGLRGRCVQPCRRRYAQEGRRGGFFSCQDLSLDVLVKTLLDIPQVRTWKIEGRKKSAHYVFYTVTAYRLLRDEAASTRSRKEAAALLEMALGRPGSHAGFLPQRRYIPLAPDSHLGSGMLAGHVPKDAKTPFIRPRVPLLPGDLLRLGTEDQPWHRVIRVTRPLPKGGRFDLAQGPGRALGKNTGRASEKGTPQSPDKGHVINQGRHKAALRRMGQGMDRGSALPPPGTPVWLIDRREPELQQLLRQLEQEAAEIASDRPDRGESPIPASQFLPVLSEVTAPLTRSWVMRVSRRPLRRDKSTTRAMWLDPKFLEHMNDATCRELCWWLPPVIWPEEEQLWIDALIRVRGAGATLFVCNAPWQAALFETPPTMQPAHLQKAIGEAIGRATPTIRLWAGPFCNTANALALEQLALLGFAGAVVSPELDEQAFLDLPQNAPLPLGLVTAGFWPLCVSRWRAEELRVDTPVVSPKEEVAWVREYGPDLWVYPDWSLDVRPHLPRLESAGYRLFVELEEKLPAGLTQRPRTSPFNWNLRLL, encoded by the coding sequence ATGTCAAACACACCCCCTTCCCGAGGCCATGTCCCGGAGATCCTGGCTCCGGCCGGGGATCGGCAGGCTTTTCTGGCGGCTTTGGCCGCTGGTGCGGATGCCGTATATTGCGGGTTGAAGCATTTTTCGGCCCGCATGGAGGCGGAGAACTTTTCCTTGGCGGAGTTGGCTGACCTGACCCGGTTGGCCCATGCCAAGGGCCGTCGGGTGCTGGTGGCCATGAACACGCTGGTCAAGCCCGGTGACCTTGCGGCCGCAGGGCGGCTGGTGGATCAGTTGCAGCGCCATGTTCAGCCGGACGGGCTGATTGTCCAGGACCTGGGCCTGCTGGCCCTGGCGGGGCAGTGCGGATTTTCCGGAGAGCTGCATCTGTCCACCCTGGCCTGCGTCACTCCTCCTGTCGGGCTGAGCACGGCGGCCCGCCTGGGGATCCGGCAGGTGGTTCTGCCCCGGGAGCTGCACCTGGATGAAATCAAGCAGATGGCCGCGGCATGCCCGCCAGAGATGCACCTGGAGGTGTTTGTGCACGGCGCACTGTGCTACGCCGTGTCCGGACGTTGCTACTGGAGCAGCTACATGGGCGGCAAGAGCGGGCTGCGCGGACGCTGCGTGCAGCCCTGCCGCCGGCGCTACGCTCAGGAAGGCCGCCGGGGAGGCTTCTTCTCCTGTCAGGACCTGAGTCTGGACGTGCTGGTCAAAACCCTCCTGGACATTCCCCAGGTCCGGACCTGGAAAATCGAGGGTCGCAAGAAAAGTGCCCACTACGTCTTTTACACCGTCACCGCATACCGTTTGCTGCGCGACGAGGCGGCGTCGACGCGGTCCAGAAAGGAGGCCGCGGCCTTGCTGGAGATGGCCCTGGGGCGTCCCGGCTCCCACGCCGGGTTCCTGCCCCAGCGCCGCTACATCCCCCTGGCTCCGGACAGCCATCTCGGTTCCGGCATGCTCGCCGGCCATGTGCCCAAGGACGCCAAAACCCCGTTCATCCGTCCTCGAGTCCCCCTGCTTCCCGGCGATCTGCTCCGGTTGGGCACCGAGGATCAGCCCTGGCACCGGGTCATCCGCGTCACCCGGCCGCTGCCCAAGGGCGGCCGGTTCGACCTGGCCCAAGGTCCAGGCAGAGCCTTGGGGAAAAATACCGGCAGAGCTTCAGAAAAAGGCACTCCCCAAAGCCCGGACAAAGGCCACGTCATCAATCAGGGCCGGCACAAAGCCGCGTTGCGCCGGATGGGCCAGGGCATGGATCGCGGTTCGGCCCTGCCTCCGCCCGGCACCCCGGTCTGGCTGATCGATCGCCGGGAGCCGGAATTGCAACAACTCTTGCGGCAACTGGAGCAGGAGGCCGCAGAAATCGCTTCGGACCGGCCGGACCGGGGTGAGTCCCCCATTCCCGCCTCACAATTCCTGCCGGTCTTGTCCGAGGTCACTGCTCCGCTGACCCGTTCCTGGGTGATGCGTGTCTCCCGGCGGCCCCTGCGTCGCGATAAAAGCACGACCCGGGCCATGTGGCTGGACCCCAAATTTCTGGAGCACATGAACGATGCCACGTGCCGCGAGCTGTGCTGGTGGCTGCCGCCGGTCATCTGGCCGGAGGAGGAGCAGCTCTGGATCGACGCCCTTATCCGGGTACGCGGCGCCGGGGCGACATTGTTCGTCTGCAATGCCCCCTGGCAGGCGGCGCTGTTTGAAACTCCGCCCACCATGCAACCCGCCCACCTCCAAAAAGCAATTGGGGAAGCAATTGGGAGAGCCACACCAACGATCCGCCTCTGGGCCGGACCTTTCTGCAACACAGCCAACGCTCTGGCCCTGGAGCAACTGGCCCTGCTCGGCTTTGCCGGGGCGGTGGTCAGCCCGGAGTTGGACGAACAGGCGTTTTTGGATTTACCGCAAAACGCCCCGTTGCCCCTGGGCCTTGTCACAGCCGGTTTCTGGCCCTTGTGCGTATCCCGCTGGCGGGCCGAGGAGCTCAGGGTGGACACCCCGGTGGTCAGCCCCAAGGAGGAGGTCGCCTGGGTCCGGGAATACGGCCCTGATCTCTGGGTTTACCCGGACTGGTCCCTGGACGTGCGGCCGCACCTGCCCCGTCTGGAATCTGCGGGCTACCGGCTGTTCGTGGAGTTGGAGGAAAAACTCCCCGCGGGCCTGACCCAGCGCCCCCGAACATCCCCCTTCAACTGGAACCTGCGACTGCTGTAG
- the pheA gene encoding prephenate dehydratase, translating into MSPNPSAPAHPSNPSELSPESQARMAALRREIDAIDQQLLAILNSRAALSLEVGRLKQDQRDIIFKPFREKELLASLTAANPGPLPEEHLRSIYREILSSSRRLQRPQNIVYLGPEGTFSYFAGVEYLGHSAEFQPKPTLYEVFQAVVLREAELGVIPLENSLQGTVGQSLDLFLQFEVHVQAEIYCKISHALLSTARQLADVTKVYSHPQALEQCSTWLRSHLPTARIVPAESTAAAARRVLEEPDSAAIGHVRLGRMLGLTALARRIEDQPDNWTRFLVIGSLPAGAGNQDKTSLLFTLPDKPGALAAVLNLLAREGINMKKLESRPFRGEKWKYVFFVDLECDVSRQEYQQVLNDLRDNCHTLRILGSYPSGPYLDVSEG; encoded by the coding sequence ATGAGCCCGAATCCCTCTGCCCCCGCCCACCCATCCAACCCATCCGAGCTGTCCCCGGAAAGCCAGGCCCGCATGGCTGCACTGCGCCGGGAAATCGATGCCATTGATCAGCAGCTGCTGGCCATCCTCAACAGCCGGGCAGCCCTGAGCCTGGAAGTGGGCCGACTCAAACAGGACCAGCGGGACATCATCTTCAAACCGTTTCGGGAAAAGGAGCTTCTGGCCAGCTTGACGGCAGCCAACCCCGGTCCTCTGCCAGAGGAGCACCTGCGCTCCATCTACAGAGAAATCCTCTCCTCCTCCCGACGGCTGCAACGCCCCCAGAACATTGTCTACCTCGGACCGGAAGGTACCTTTTCCTATTTTGCCGGGGTGGAATACCTGGGCCACAGCGCGGAATTCCAACCCAAACCCACCCTGTACGAGGTTTTCCAGGCCGTGGTGCTTCGGGAGGCCGAACTGGGCGTGATTCCCCTGGAAAATTCCCTGCAGGGCACCGTGGGCCAAAGCCTGGACTTGTTTCTGCAATTCGAGGTCCACGTGCAGGCGGAAATCTACTGCAAGATCAGCCATGCCCTGCTGTCCACGGCCCGCCAGCTGGCCGACGTGACCAAGGTGTACTCCCACCCCCAGGCCCTGGAGCAGTGCTCCACGTGGCTGCGCTCGCATCTGCCCACGGCCCGGATCGTGCCCGCGGAAAGCACCGCGGCCGCGGCCAGACGGGTATTGGAGGAACCGGACAGCGCGGCCATCGGCCATGTCCGCCTGGGCCGCATGCTCGGCCTGACTGCCCTGGCCCGACGCATCGAGGACCAGCCGGACAACTGGACCCGCTTCCTGGTCATTGGGTCGCTGCCGGCCGGAGCCGGCAACCAGGACAAGACCTCCCTGCTGTTCACCCTGCCGGACAAGCCCGGTGCTCTGGCCGCGGTCCTGAATCTGCTGGCCCGGGAAGGTATCAACATGAAAAAACTGGAATCCCGGCCTTTTCGGGGTGAAAAATGGAAATACGTGTTCTTCGTTGACCTGGAATGCGACGTCAGCCGCCAGGAATACCAGCAGGTTCTGAACGACCTGCGAGACAACTGCCACACCCTGCGCATCCTGGGCAGTTACCCGTCAGGGCCGTACCTGGACGTCAGCGAAGGGTAA
- a CDS encoding anthranilate synthase component II translates to MFLLIDNYDSFTFNLVQAFQVLGEFPHVVRNDQPELLELAADSSLRAVVISPGPSRPELAGHCLEFLKRLPTTTPVLGICLGHQILGSHAGASVVVGERIMHGKTSLVRHTGEGLFADMPQPMECGRYHSLLVRVEEAPKLLERTAWTDEDEVMGLRYRDRPWAGVQFHPESILTPDGPALLRNFLQMHVLPDMEQRSGQ, encoded by the coding sequence ATGTTTTTACTTATCGATAACTACGACTCGTTCACCTTCAACCTGGTCCAGGCCTTTCAGGTCCTGGGGGAATTTCCGCACGTCGTGCGCAACGACCAGCCGGAATTGCTGGAACTGGCCGCCGATTCCAGCCTGCGGGCCGTGGTGATCTCTCCGGGTCCAAGCCGTCCCGAACTGGCCGGGCACTGCCTGGAGTTCCTGAAGCGGTTGCCGACCACGACTCCAGTGCTGGGCATCTGCCTGGGGCACCAGATCCTTGGCAGCCATGCCGGGGCCTCGGTGGTTGTGGGCGAGCGCATCATGCACGGCAAGACCTCCCTGGTCCGGCATACCGGTGAAGGACTTTTCGCCGACATGCCGCAGCCCATGGAATGCGGACGCTACCATTCCCTGCTGGTCCGGGTGGAAGAGGCTCCAAAACTGCTGGAACGCACGGCCTGGACCGACGAGGACGAAGTCATGGGGCTGCGCTACAGGGATCGGCCCTGGGCCGGGGTCCAATTCCACCCCGAATCCATTTTGACCCCGGACGGCCCGGCCCTGCTGCGGAATTTTCTTCAGATGCATGTCCTCCCGGACATGGAGCAAAGGAGCGGACAATGA
- a CDS encoding anthranilate synthase component I family protein, which yields MSINLSQTGQWLAADVQTPISLFLGLVGKRQGILLESAEVDGRLGRYSLIAWDFRLRISCRDGRMDIQSQDPRLTSLEKLNGDPFVPALREVLGTVRINPQDEFAELPALARGLYGYFGYGMAGLLEPKLADHLPLNQSDACLVLPGRVALFDHLHHRCCVLSLDPERTGVDELQQSAPDEPPVMGQVRHRPEAEEFMERVRRTKELIRTGEVIQTVLSTRFEAPFSGEPFVLYRRLRQINPSPYMFFMRLPRLTLLGSSPELLVRCQGGVLQSRPIAGTRPRGETESRDRELAEELLADPKERAEHVMLVDLGRNDLGRIAAPGSVSVEKYMQVERFSHVMHMTSYVQAQLAQGKDALDVLQATFPAGTVSGAPKIRAMEIIAEEEGLPRGPYAGAVGWLGLNPADGPERDAVNLDTGITIRSLWVRDGQVHFQAGAGIVHDSDPHKEWQECHNKARVLFEAFSRQGGSDVFTYR from the coding sequence ATGTCAATCAACCTGTCCCAAACCGGCCAATGGCTGGCAGCGGACGTGCAGACTCCCATCAGCCTGTTCCTGGGTCTGGTGGGCAAACGGCAGGGAATCCTGCTGGAAAGCGCAGAAGTGGACGGACGTCTTGGCCGCTACAGTCTGATCGCCTGGGATTTCCGGCTGCGCATCAGTTGCCGGGATGGGCGCATGGACATTCAGAGCCAGGATCCGCGTCTCACCTCCCTGGAGAAACTGAACGGAGATCCATTCGTCCCTGCCTTGCGCGAGGTCCTGGGCACCGTGCGGATCAACCCCCAGGACGAATTCGCCGAACTGCCTGCCCTGGCCCGGGGCCTCTACGGCTATTTCGGTTACGGCATGGCCGGACTGCTCGAACCCAAACTGGCCGACCATCTCCCCCTGAATCAGTCCGACGCCTGCCTGGTGCTGCCCGGCCGGGTGGCCCTGTTCGACCATCTGCACCATCGCTGCTGCGTGCTCAGCCTGGACCCGGAACGCACCGGCGTGGATGAACTGCAGCAAAGCGCCCCGGATGAGCCACCGGTAATGGGACAGGTCCGCCACAGGCCCGAAGCCGAGGAATTCATGGAGCGGGTCCGCCGCACCAAGGAATTGATCCGCACCGGAGAGGTGATCCAGACCGTGCTCTCCACCCGGTTCGAGGCCCCGTTCTCCGGCGAGCCTTTTGTACTCTACCGCCGCCTGCGCCAAATCAATCCCTCACCCTACATGTTCTTCATGCGGCTGCCCCGACTGACTCTTTTGGGCTCCTCGCCGGAGCTACTGGTTCGTTGCCAGGGAGGCGTGCTCCAGTCCCGGCCCATTGCCGGCACCCGCCCCCGGGGAGAAACCGAAAGCCGGGACCGGGAGCTGGCCGAGGAACTTCTGGCCGATCCCAAGGAACGGGCCGAGCACGTGATGCTCGTGGATCTGGGCCGTAACGACCTGGGCCGGATCGCCGCTCCGGGTTCGGTGAGCGTGGAAAAATACATGCAGGTGGAGCGCTTCTCGCACGTGATGCACATGACCTCCTACGTCCAGGCGCAACTGGCCCAGGGCAAGGACGCCCTGGACGTACTCCAGGCCACCTTCCCCGCCGGAACGGTCAGCGGCGCTCCCAAGATCCGGGCCATGGAAATCATCGCCGAGGAAGAAGGACTGCCGCGGGGGCCGTATGCCGGAGCCGTGGGCTGGCTGGGCCTGAATCCGGCCGATGGCCCGGAGCGGGACGCGGTCAATTTGGATACGGGCATTACCATCCGCAGCCTCTGGGTCCGCGATGGACAGGTGCATTTTCAGGCCGGGGCCGGGATTGTCCACGACTCCGATCCGCACAAGGAATGGCAAGAATGCCACAACAAGGCCCGGGTGCTCTTCGAGGCCTTCAGCCGGCAGGGAGGCAGCGATGTTTTTACTTATCGATAA
- a CDS encoding 2-amino-3,7-dideoxy-D-threo-hept-6-ulosonate synthase, which yields MHLGKAVRLERIFNRNTGRTIVVPMDHGVSVGPIDGLVDMRESINGVAEGGANAIILHKGLVRCSHRGKGADIGLIVHLSASTSLSPFPNAKTLVGTVEDAIKLGADAVSLHINLGDETERYMLEQMGRVTTAAMDWGMPVLAMVYARGPKIADEYDPGVVAQCARVGVELGADVVKVPYTGSIESFRKVVDGCCVPVVIAGGPKLDSSEDLVRMVSDSLQAGGAGLSIGRNIFQARQPARLVQALHGIVHDDWEVAQAMELLQ from the coding sequence ATGCACTTGGGCAAAGCCGTCCGCCTGGAGCGGATTTTCAACCGCAATACGGGCCGGACCATCGTCGTGCCCATGGACCACGGCGTCAGCGTCGGCCCCATCGACGGACTGGTGGACATGCGCGAATCCATCAACGGCGTTGCCGAGGGCGGCGCCAATGCCATCATCCTGCACAAGGGGCTGGTGCGCTGCTCCCACCGGGGCAAGGGCGCGGACATCGGGTTGATCGTCCACCTTTCGGCCAGCACGTCCCTCTCCCCGTTTCCCAATGCCAAGACCCTGGTGGGCACGGTGGAGGACGCCATCAAGCTGGGTGCGGACGCAGTCAGCCTGCACATCAACCTGGGCGACGAAACCGAGCGCTACATGCTGGAGCAGATGGGCCGGGTCACCACCGCGGCCATGGACTGGGGCATGCCGGTGCTGGCCATGGTCTATGCCCGCGGCCCGAAAATCGCCGATGAATACGATCCGGGCGTGGTGGCCCAATGTGCCCGGGTGGGCGTGGAACTGGGCGCGGATGTGGTCAAGGTGCCCTACACCGGCAGCATCGAGTCCTTCCGCAAGGTGGTGGACGGTTGCTGCGTGCCGGTGGTGATTGCCGGGGGACCGAAACTGGACAGCAGCGAGGACCTGGTGCGCATGGTTTCCGACAGCCTCCAGGCCGGAGGCGCGGGACTGTCCATCGGCCGGAACATCTTCCAGGCCCGGCAACCCGCCCGCCTGGTTCAGGCCCTGCACGGCATCGTCCATGACGACTGGGAAGTGGCGCAGGCCATGGAACTTTTGCAATAA
- the aroA gene encoding 3-phosphoshikimate 1-carboxyvinyltransferase, whose amino-acid sequence MPNPVILEAPASKSLSHRALIAAALAPGRSLLTNILESEDLERTRDILARASALIQRDGPGRYAVSGMPRGPLGHDRRLNLEPLVMDVGESGTTCRLLTAVLAAGHGSFHIQGRGKMHSRPIASLVAALTTQGAEVEYLEQPGCPPLHLHASGLPGGETSIDLDESSQYLSGLLLAAPLARAPLTILVGGRKVVSWPYVGLTLEVMERFGVHFQVQTLHHARWMDVDWRTPGDVAPGHLRIRIQPGAYQAQSMAVEGDWSNASYFLAVGALSTVPVGLRGLNPQSLQGDRAIVDILARMGATVAWSRDIPDQVTVVGGALRGVDLDMGPCPDLVPTVAAVAAQARGTTTIRNVAHLRIKESDRLDAVVTELARIGATTTALDDGLRIEPAPLPSGSQIAFRTYGDHRLAMSLSLLELGGIGVALDQPGCVAKSFPEFWTRWNELKAGLAQECQAQAQQESR is encoded by the coding sequence ATGCCAAATCCCGTTATCCTCGAGGCTCCGGCCTCCAAATCCCTGTCTCACCGCGCCCTGATCGCCGCGGCCTTGGCCCCGGGCCGGTCTTTGCTGACAAATATCCTGGAAAGCGAGGACCTGGAACGGACCCGGGATATTCTGGCCCGGGCCTCGGCCCTGATCCAGCGCGACGGCCCGGGCCGGTACGCTGTTTCCGGCATGCCCCGCGGCCCTCTGGGCCACGATCGGAGGCTGAATCTGGAGCCCCTGGTCATGGACGTGGGCGAATCCGGAACCACCTGCCGGCTGCTGACCGCGGTGCTGGCCGCCGGGCACGGATCATTTCACATTCAGGGCCGGGGCAAGATGCACTCCCGGCCCATTGCCAGCCTGGTCGCGGCCCTGACCACCCAGGGGGCCGAGGTGGAGTACCTGGAACAGCCCGGCTGCCCGCCTCTGCACCTGCATGCCTCTGGTCTGCCTGGAGGCGAAACGAGCATCGATCTGGACGAGTCCAGTCAGTATCTTTCCGGCCTGCTCCTGGCCGCGCCGCTGGCCCGTGCGCCGTTGACCATCCTGGTGGGCGGGCGCAAGGTGGTTTCCTGGCCCTATGTCGGATTGACCCTGGAGGTGATGGAACGGTTCGGCGTGCACTTCCAGGTCCAGACCCTGCACCATGCGCGCTGGATGGACGTGGACTGGCGCACGCCGGGTGATGTCGCCCCCGGCCACCTGCGCATCCGGATTCAACCCGGAGCGTATCAGGCCCAAAGCATGGCCGTGGAAGGGGACTGGAGCAATGCCTCCTACTTTCTGGCTGTCGGCGCCCTGAGCACCGTTCCAGTGGGACTGCGCGGCCTGAATCCCCAATCTCTTCAGGGCGACCGGGCCATCGTGGATATTCTGGCCCGGATGGGCGCCACTGTGGCCTGGAGTCGCGACATTCCGGATCAGGTCACCGTGGTCGGCGGTGCGTTGCGCGGCGTGGACCTGGACATGGGCCCTTGTCCGGACCTGGTGCCCACCGTGGCCGCGGTGGCCGCCCAGGCCAGAGGCACGACCACGATCCGCAACGTGGCCCACCTGCGGATCAAGGAAAGCGACCGGCTGGACGCCGTGGTTACGGAACTGGCCCGGATCGGAGCCACGACCACGGCCCTGGACGACGGTCTGCGCATCGAGCCGGCCCCGTTGCCTTCGGGAAGCCAGATTGCCTTCCGGACCTACGGGGACCATCGTCTGGCCATGAGCCTGTCCCTGCTGGAACTGGGCGGCATTGGCGTGGCTCTGGACCAGCCCGGTTGCGTGGCCAAATCCTTCCCGGAATTTTGGACGCGCTGGAATGAACTCAAGGCCGGACTGGCCCAAGAATGTCAGGCCCAGGCGCAGCAGGAGTCCAGGTGA
- a CDS encoding LysM peptidoglycan-binding domain-containing protein — translation MDKKSWLQKLESMEQERQDVETPEDDERGTWRDALEGRGKYVIFGGVGLFVFVILVIIASSGGGGNVDRDLQDILARLEVIETRIVGLENQESGRQQALVRMQGDFSILTMRVDKLSREMKEAVTEETPRPAAAQQPRQEQPARQQPAQQPARQQQQAAATPPAAPTPAPSPPQQERPAASRPVTHEVQPGETLFRISRTYGVSVDDLRRLNNITGDRINPGQVLTVRP, via the coding sequence ATGGATAAAAAAAGCTGGTTGCAAAAATTGGAGTCCATGGAGCAGGAGCGCCAGGACGTCGAAACCCCGGAAGATGACGAGCGCGGGACATGGCGCGACGCTCTCGAGGGACGGGGAAAATATGTGATTTTCGGCGGCGTTGGGCTGTTCGTCTTTGTTATACTGGTGATTATTGCCTCTTCGGGTGGGGGGGGCAACGTTGACCGGGACCTTCAGGACATTCTGGCCCGGTTGGAGGTCATCGAGACGCGAATCGTTGGACTGGAAAACCAGGAAAGCGGACGGCAGCAGGCCCTGGTGCGCATGCAGGGCGATTTCAGCATCCTGACCATGCGGGTGGACAAGCTTTCCCGGGAGATGAAGGAAGCTGTTACCGAGGAGACGCCACGCCCGGCCGCGGCGCAACAGCCGCGGCAGGAGCAGCCCGCCCGACAGCAGCCCGCCCAGCAGCCGGCGCGCCAACAGCAGCAGGCCGCTGCTACGCCACCGGCCGCGCCAACTCCAGCTCCGTCTCCGCCTCAGCAGGAACGTCCGGCCGCATCCAGGCCGGTGACCCACGAAGTCCAGCCCGGCGAGACGTTGTTCCGCATCAGCCGGACCTACGGGGTTTCCGTGGATGATCTGCGCCGCCTGAACAATATTACCGGAGATCGGATCAATCCCGGCCAGGTGCTCACTGTTCGTCCCTAG